The following proteins are encoded in a genomic region of Bicyclus anynana chromosome 12, ilBicAnyn1.1, whole genome shotgun sequence:
- the LOC112054012 gene encoding katanin p60 ATPase-containing subunit A1-like encodes MSNEMKSASMDGSRSWHRRDNDVKIEFGFGVPLGAMSAHPVFHSAWDIGCPSSGFHQMARMMDRMMSESLHPFGFAKLSTRRGGDKKDDGNPRDGLRTEKSVNRRERARNPNTHADNGTCHPPTQVVKPTPVNTFQEQPLDQAKQNNPTTEKWAGTLRRRDPDIQPTLPSIVTRKTSSSSSVNSGRKTRSVERAPRARKQLVPIKPMMRKTDVPSDGDAALLEKDEKIFNTSGYEIHLVETLERDILQKNPDVRWRDVIGLDDAKSVLQEAMVLPLVMPDYFKGIRRPWKGVLLTGPPGTGKTLLARAVATECRTTFFNVSSATLTSKYRGDSEKLVRLLFDMASFYAPSTIFLDEVDSLCAVRGADSEHEASRRFKAELLIQMDGLAAVFNEDKVIMVLAATNHPWDIDEAFRRRFEKRIYVGLPDEATRVKLLRTCLREVSLAEDVDLKEVADKLDGYSGSDINNLCRDAAMMTMRRKIAGKSPDQIRRLKRSELEAPVSKEDLNVAIEKTRRTVTQADVARYNTWIQKHGCS; translated from the exons CCCAAGTTCCGGCTTCCACCAAATGGCCAGGATGATGGATCGGATGATGTCGGAGAGTCTGCATCCTTTTGGGTTTGCGAAGCTGTCAACGCGGCGGGGCGGTGACAAGAAAGACGACGGCAACCCTAGAGACGGATTGAGGACAGAGAAAAGCGTCAACAGAAGAGAAAGAGCCAGGAATCCTAACACACATGCAGATAATGGTACATGCCATCCTCCCACACAAG TCGTCAAACCAACTCCAGTCAACACATTCCAAGAACAACCATTAGACCAAGCCAAACAAAACAATCCCACAACAGAAAAGTGGGCGGGTACACTCAGAAGGAGAGATCCCGACATCCAACCGACATTACCCTCAATCGTCACCAggaaaacatcatcatcatcatcagtaaacAGCGGAAGAAAAACACGATCAGTTGAAAGAGCACCACGAGCGAGAAAACAACTCGTTCCAATCAAACCCATGATGAGAAAGACAGATGTACCCTCTGATGGTGATGCCGCTTTGCTAGAGAAGGACGAAAAGATATTCAACACGTCTGGCTACGAAATTCATTTAGTGGAGACGCTAGAGAGGGATATATTGCAGAAGAATCCAGATGTTCGTTGGAGGGATGTTATTGGATTGGACGATGCGAAGTCCGTGTTGCAGGAAGCCATGGTACTGCCGCTCGTAATGCCCGATTACTTCAAG GGCATCCGTCGTCCATGGAAAGGCGTATTGCTGACAGGGCCTCCAGGGACGGGGAAGACTCTCCTCGCGCGCGCAGTCGCTACAGAGTGTCGGACTACCTTCTTCAACGTGTCCTCGGCGACACTTACCTCGAAGTACCGCGGTGACTCGGAGAAACTTGTCAGACTTCTGTTTGATATG GCGTCCTTCTACGCGCCAAGTACAATATTCCTCGACGAGGTGGACTCGCTTTGCGCGGTCAGAGGGGCGGACTCAGAACACGAAGCTTCTAGACGATTCAAAGCTGAACTCCTCATACAGATGGATGGATTGGCTGctgtatt CAATGAAGACAAGGTTATAATGGTCTTGGCAGCCACCAATCACCCGTGGGACATTGATGAGGCGTTCAGACGGCGATTCGAAAAGAGGATTTACGTTGGTCTACCTGATG AAGcaacgcgagtgaaactgtTGCGGACCTGTCTGCGCGAGGTGTCGCTGGCGGAGGACGTGGACCTGAAGGAGGTGGCGGACAAGCTTGACGGGTACAGCGGCTCCGATATCAACAACCTCTGCAG GGATGCAGCAATGATGACAATGCGTCGAAAAATAGCTGGCAAGAGTCCCGACCAGATCCGACGACTGAAACGTTCAGAACTCGAAGCTCCAGTCTCAAAAGAAGACCTCAACGTCGCCATAGAGAAGACTCGGCGCACCGTCACACAAGCGGATGTAGCGCGTTACAACACATGGATACAGAAACACGGCTGTTCCTAG
- the LOC112054011 gene encoding V-type proton ATPase 116 kDa subunit a 1 — protein sequence MFRSEEMVLCQLFVQPEAAYVSMYELGEAGIAQFRDLNPHVNDFQRRYVTEVRRCSEMERKLRYVTGELPEPPPPPKPSPRVLTPREINILEERIDYIESEIQEITKNAQNLKTDYLALIELKILIEKTQTFFQDHSAHRKISASVQIYNNEGAIGHLGFIAGVVATPRVPSFERMLWRISHGNIFFKQAQIEEPLKDPVTGHELQKTVFVVFFHGEQIKLRVKKVCHGFQATPYPCPATYKEQQEMLAGIETRIKDLEMVLEQTENHRRLVLTNIARDISTWMVVVRKEKAIYHTLNMFSMDIVKKCLIAECWVPRQDLHILQTALDNGVKASGSPIPSFLHYVPTRETPPTFNRTNKFTQGFQTLIDSYGIASYREVNPALYTIITFPFLFAVMFGDMGHGIIMTAFAAILVIFEKKFSKNKTDNEIWNIFFGGRYIILLMGIFSIYTGLIYNDMFSKSLNIFGSSWRNVYDLHTLNSTSNFDLDPKVAYTGTPYPMGLDPAWQFAGNNIIFLNSFKMKLSIIFGVLHMAFGVTLSVVNFNFFRRPEMILLQYIPQVLFLLLLFWYLCILMFMKWVMYSANATDSALGTSCAPSVLIIFINMMLLKGSNIKEPCKAYMYDGQETIQNFFLAIAFLCIPVMLFGKPVYQLMVARKNKRYQQGVESGEAAEEGHGDGFGELMIVQGIHTIEYVLGCVSHTASYLRLWALSLAHAQLSAVLWQRLLKMGLGAGSYTNAIVLYVIFAVWAFFTLAILVLMEGLSAFLHTLRLHWVEFMSKFYDGQGYAFFPFSFSAILENDDEDVKDKPNPNGGPPE from the exons TTAAATCCTCATGTGAACGACTTCCAACGCCGCTACGTGACGGAAGTGCGGCGCTGCAGTGAGATGGAACGCAAGCTGCGGTACGTGACCGGCGAGCTGCCCGAGCCGCCTCCTCCGCCGAAGCCTTCGCCGAGGGTGCTCACTCCCAGGGAAATCAATATACTAGAG GAACGAATAGACTACATAGAATCTGAGATACAAGAGATAACCAAAAACGCACAGAACTTGAAGACCGATTACCTCGCACTCATCGAGCTTAAAATCCTCATAGAGAAGACACAGACCTTCTTCCAAGACCACAGCGCCCACAGAAAGATCTCAGCATCTGTCCAGATTTATAACAACGAGGGTGCGATTGGGCATCTTGGTTTCATCGCTGGTGTGGTGGCAACTCCAAGGGTTCCCTCGTTTGAGAGAATGCTGTGGAGAATTTCTCATGGCAATATATTCTTCAAACAAGCGCAAATTGAAGAACCCTTGAAAGATCCCGTGACT GGGCATGAACTACAGAAGACGGTGTTTGTGGTGTTCTTCCACGGGGAGCAAATAAAGCTGAGGGTAAAGAAGGTGTGCCACGGGTTCCAGGCAACCCCTTACCCCTGCCCGGCCACTTACAAGGAACAACAGGAAATGCTCGCCGGTATAGAGACGAGGATCAAGGATCTGGAAATG GTACTAGAACAAACAGAAAACCACCGAAGACTGGTCCTCACCAACATAGCGCGCGATATCAGCACATGGATGGTGGTGGTGCGGAAGGAGAAGGCCATCTACCACACGCTCAACATGTTCAGCATGGACATCGTGAAGAAGTGCCTCATCGCTGAATGTTGGGTGCCGCGCCAGGACCTGCACATACTGCAGACTGCGCTGGACAATGGGGTG AAAGCCAGCGGCAGTCCTATCCCGTCGTTCCTGCACTATGTGCCGACGCGAGAGACTCCGCCTACCTTCAACCGCACCAACAAGTTCACCCAGGGTTTCCAGACGCTCATTGATTCCTATGGAATCGCTAGCTATAGAGAAGTTAACCCAG cACTGTACACAATCATAACATTCCCATTCCTCTTCGCGGTAATGTTCGGCGACATGGGCCACGGCATCATAATGACAGCTTTCGCCGCCATTTTGGTGATCTTCGAAAAGAAGTTCTCCAAAAACAAAACGGACAATGAAATTTGGAACATATTCTTCGGAGGGAGATATATCATACTTCTTATGGGGATATTCTCTATTTACACGGGGTTGATATACAATGATATGTTTTCGAAATCGCTGAATATATTTGGGAGCAGTTGGCGAAATGTCTATGATTTGCATACTTTGAATTCTACCTCCAATTTCGATTTGGATCCGAAAGTTGCGTATACTGGCACGCCTTATCCTATGGGACTGGATCCAGCTTGGCAG tttgCCGGCAACAACATAATATTCCTAAACTCGTTCAAGATGAAACTGTCGATAATATTCGGCGTGCTGCACATGGCGTTCGGGGTAACATTGAGTGTGGTAAACTTCAA CTTCTTCAGGAGGCCCGAGATGATTCTGCTCCAGTACATCCCGCAGGTGTTGTTCCTGCTGCTCCTGTTCTGGTACCTCTGCATACTGATGTTTATGAAGTGGGTCATGTACTCCGCTAATGCGACAg ATTCAGCTCTGGGAACATCTTGCGCTCCATCAGTGTTGATCATCTTCATCAACATGATGCTGCTCAAAGGCTCCAATATCAAGGAGCCGTGCAAAGCGTACATGTACGACGGACAGGAAACCATTCAAAATTTCTTCCTGGCTATCGCATTTTTGTGTATACCGGTCATGCTGTTTGGGAAACCGGTGTATCAGCTTATGGTTGCAAGGAAAAATAAG CGGTACCAGCAAGGCGTGGAGAGTGGTGAAGCAGCAGAGGAAGGTCACGGCGACGGTTTCGGGGAGCTGATGATCGTGCAGGGGATCCACACCATCGAGTATGTGTTGGGCTGCGTGTCCCACACCGCCTCGTATCTACGACTCTGGGCCTTGTCTTTGGCTCATGCTC aACTATCAGCAgtattatggcagagactccTGAAGATGGGTCTGGGTGCCGGTAGCTACACCAACGCAATCGTGCTGTACGTCATATTCGCGGTGTGGGCGTTCTTCACGCTGGCCATCCTCGTGCTGATGGAAGGATTGTCGGCTTTCCTCCACACCTTGAGGTTGCATTG GGTGGAGTTTATGAGTAAGTTCTACGACGGTCAAGGCTACGCGTTCTTCCCCTTCTCCTTCTCAGCGATCCTCGAGAACGATGACGAGGATGTCAAAGACAAGCCCAACCCCAACGGTGGGCCACCCGAGTGA